A region from the Sphaerodactylus townsendi isolate TG3544 linkage group LG01, MPM_Stown_v2.3, whole genome shotgun sequence genome encodes:
- the AKIRIN2 gene encoding akirin-2: MACGATLKRTLEFDPLLSPASPKRRRCAPLSASAAAASSSSAASFASSPQKYLRMEPSPFGEVSTRLTTEQILYNIKQEYKRMQKRRHLENFQQTDPCCSTDAQSQAFLLTGPALPGTSPAAASPLKKEQPLFTLRQVGMICERLLKEREEKIREEYEEILTTKLAEQYDAFVKFTHDQIMRRYGEQPASYVS; the protein is encoded by the exons ATGGCCTGCGGAGCCACCTTGAAACGGACTCTGGAGTTCGACCCGCTGCTGAGCCCGGCCTCGCCGAAGCGGCGGCGCTGCGCCCCATTGTCCGCTTCGGCGGCagcggcctcctcctcctcggcggCCTCCTTCGCCTCGTCGCCGCAGAAGTACCTGCGCATGGAGCCGTCGCCCTTCGGGGAAGTGTCCACCCGCCTCACCACAG AACAAATtctgtacaatataaaacaagagTACAAACGCATGCAGAAGAGGAGACACTTAGAAAACTTTCAGCAGACAGATCCCTGTTGTTCTACTGATGCACAGTCACAAGCATTTCTCCTGACTGGACCAgctttgccag GTACTTCACCTGCGGCAGCATCACCACTGAAAAAAGAACAGCCCCTCTTTACTCTCAGACAAGTTGGAATGATCTGTGAACGTTTACTCAAAGAACGTGAAGAGAAAATTCGTGAAGAGTATGAAGAAATCCTGACCACAAAACTTGCAG AACAGTATGACGCATTTGTGAAGTTCACGCATGACCAGATCATGCGACGATATGGAGAACAGCCTGCAAGTT aTGTTTCATGA